The Solanum lycopersicum chromosome 9, SLM_r2.1 genome window below encodes:
- the LOC138338420 gene encoding uncharacterized protein has translation MAPYEALYGRKCRSPIGWFDVGDTKLIVPDLVQQAVDKVKLIQERLLATRVDRSHLQIIGIEIWSFKLSIPVDDVQVTEELSYEEKPIAILDRQVRRLCTKDVASVKVLWQNNDREEITWEAEDEMKNKYPYFFLVPAGNSIPSLTLLIDKRDYVVTCNSVRHL, from the exons atggcaccgtacgaggccttatatgggaggaagtgcagatcacctattggttggtttgatgttggcgacaCTAAGTTAATAGTCCCGGATTTGGTTCAGCAAGccgttgacaaggtgaagcttattcaagaaagattattagcaaccagagtcgacagaagtcatttGCAGATAATCGGCAttgagatttggagtttcaaattg agtattcctgtagatgatgttcaggtaacagaggagttgtcatatgaggagaaacccatAGCTATACTTGACCGCCAGGTTAGAAGGTTatgtactaaggatgtggcttccgtcaaagtgttgtggcaaaataatgATAGGGAGGAGAttacttgggaagcggaagacgaaatgaagaataagtatccttacttcttcctcgtacctgcaggtaattcaattcctagcttgactctATTGATTGATAAACGAGATTATGTAGTAACTTGTAActctgtgaggcatctgtaa